The Thamnophis elegans isolate rThaEle1 chromosome Z, rThaEle1.pri, whole genome shotgun sequence genome contains a region encoding:
- the ASPDH gene encoding putative L-aspartate dehydrogenase, with product MLKPAGPMFGDKRKRRVGIVGYGHLGQYLTERIQDEGFQHGLELAFVWNRDASKMEGTVPVGLRLEKLTDFSQCHPDVIVEVAHPCIVQDYGDFFLKAADFMVGSPTALADVNTDLRLRELAKRTGHTLYIPSGALWGGQDIQKLDDAGMLQALTVTMTKHPESFRLGGSLGELAKGAHEERKVLYNGPVRSLCPLAPNNVNTMAAACIAAPSLGFDGVKGCLVADPNLPNYHMVMIEATGPGGFSVSTSRKNPAACGAVTGSATFATFWSSLLACQGHGGRVYLC from the exons ATGCTTAAACCAG CAGGCCCAATGTttggagacaaaaggaagaggcGGGTTGGAATTGTGGGCTATGGACATCTAG GCCAGTATCTGACAGAACGAATTCAAGATGAAGGCTTCCAACATGGTTTGGAATTGGCTTTTGTTTGGAATCGGGATGCCAGTAAGATGGAGGGCACTGTACCAGTGGGGCTGAGGTTGGAGAAGTTGACAGATTTTTCACAATG CCATCCAGATGTCATTGTTGAAGTGGCACATCCCTGCATTGTCCAGGATTACGGGGACTTCTTCCTTAAAGCTGCAGATTTTATG GTCGGGTCACCAACAGCCCTAGCAGATGTGAACACTGATCTTAGATTACGTGAATTGGCGAAAAGGACGGGTCACACTCTCTACATCCCCAGTGGGGCTCTATGGGGTGGTCAAGACATTCAAAAGTTGGATGATGCAGGGATGCTCCAG GCATTAACAGTCACCATGACTAAACACCCGGAGAGCTTCCGGTTGGGTGGGTCTCTTGGGGAGCTTGCAAAGGGAGCCCATGAGGAAAGAAAGGTGCTGTACAATGGCCCTGTGCGGAGTCTATGTCCTCTGGCCCCTAACAATGTCAACACAATGGCAGCAGCTTGCATTGCTGCTCCAAGTCTGGGCTTTGATGGTGTGAAAGGTTGCCTTGTAGCAGATCCCAA CCTTCCCAACTATCATATGGTGATGATTGAAGCAACAGGCCCAGGGGGCTTTTCAGTCAGCACCAGTCGCAAGAACCCAGCTGCTTGTGGGGCTGTCACGGGGTCAGCCACCTTTGCTACTTTCTGGAGCAGCCTATTGG